CATTGATGATGCAATAATGTATGTGACAGATTGGAAGCATTTAGGTTTCATGGAAAGTGTAGATTTTGAAGGCTATGAATTAGTGAATTTAGTGCCAGCACCATGCAACTTGTTTAAGTGTCTTGATCAGTGGCGGCTCGCACACATGTGCGAGGcgtgcgacggcatcgggcctcaaaattttgagggcctcagcTCAAAATTtcgaggtcctataatattacttatatattatttatacctataaaatatcaaatgtatattaatagatacTTTTTTGAccctaaactaatagttatatattattaatgttcatataatatcatacgagtatcaatagattagttagctatactcgtaaatatagttttagtccatttttatctttgcataaaatttaacctTAGATTAGGAGATTCTTTTTtaacgttatatacaaagataattattttgtatttcttatctcatttgatttaatgcaattggtttaatattgataatctatatgtttacaaaaataaaaatgacttttttatattatacctgatttaaatcgacaatttttttaaaaaaaaataaaataaaattatattaaggggccacttttatattttgcacagagcctcctaaaatCTGGAGACGCCCCTGGTCTTGATACATGCATTTTCATGtctcaaaataaaattgatgatCCAATATTAGGTGAAGGAGTTAGGATTTTTATATCCCTTCCTGTTGCTGCCATGCCTAAGTTTAAGGAAGAAATTGATGCTCTCAGATTTCTCTGAACCTCTCTTGAGTATTATTGAATAATTTGCACCATggttaattttagtattttattatgAAGATTTTGTTTGTATTGTGATATGCATGTGTCATGTATCGAGAATGGAGATATGTCTGTACAATGTAATTTCTTAGTTTTTTATGCAtgaataaattatgttttttttttgtttacaatggagcAGGATATCGAAATTAGGACTTCtagcatactactcaaacctCACTAAACCAATTCTAGTGgtttataaattatgttttgtaAGGCTTTGTTTGTCGGTTAGGAAGGGAATCAAATTTCTTGTTGTAACTGCATCACCTAGTTACAACTATCAGGTGTCCGATATTTGTGAGtgatttattttgtaaaattgagtgGAAATAAGAACGTCTGATCTTAAATCAACGATTGAGATCAATTATTGCGTTAAATTGTGCACTACACGAATGAAGGTTATTTGAAAGGGGCAAAATGCTCGGGAAAACAAAAAACCGTGGAAAACAGGCTTTTGACGTGGAATTTGGGAGGGGGACACAGGCTCGTAATACACATCGTCGCATACGGTTTATTAGGGGTTATACCTCTATCAAATTTGCGATGGGTGTACCCCTATTAAATTTGCGAGAGGCTTATCCCTATCAAACTTACTAGCATGCTTGTCACGTCTGTTGTATGATGCTGACAGACTGCATGGATGGGACATGTAATTGTGTATTATTCGAGGGGGCTTGCccttgtaaaaaataaatacttttagaaaaaaatttaaaatcataagtttataaataaatatttatttaaaaaaattataaataaaatataaatgagtTTTAAAAAtccactaaaattaaaatatgaaataatatttaaaataaaatccaaaataatgTTTTTCCTGATtgatatatacaaaataaatttatccACACTACCaaactaaatttaaattatcCAACCATATTGTTCAAATCCAACATAATATaaatcatcaaataaaattatccaaaatatgatatccaaaaaaaaaaaaaaccaaaatattacaaaccaCAAATAAAATTATCCAAATATTACAAACCATCATTTTTCTTTGTCTTCCTCCTCATcattcctcttcttcttcctcttcctcttcatcCTCAACTTTCTCACCATGGACTTGATAGGGGAATCATCCTTGGGGTCCACAATAGGTGTCAACGGCTGTTTGGTTGACGCTGTGATAATATAGCACTTGCAACTTTTAGGACTATGCCCTGTTGTTGTTTCATTAATTGTTCTTCAAGAGTTTGTTGTCTCATAAGCATTTGTTTCACAAGAGCCTCATTTTACACCATTTTCCGAATCATTTCTTGCATTTCAGCGTCAATGTTGGAGGTTCAAATACCCCTTCTCcatcaactattttcatattaAGAGTCTTTCACCTTTCATATAAGTGGCGCGCAAGTGTTCAGCTCCATACAACAACTTCCCCCTAACTTGCCTCCAACAACATTAGTCCAAGTGTTTGGGCACATAGGCTCATCAACTTGgcgaatataattttataaaatacgaTTGATATTTcaataatttcatatttttttggagCGGTCGTGGTCCACCTAGTTCCGCCTCTGCATAACACATTTAAAAATGCAAAGTGCAAGCAACACTATGAAAAGTGTATTGATTGTAAGACTCATTTTACCGTTGTCGTAACAACTTTTGGTTCACTGAgctattttttgaattttgatgggttgatcacttttgattcgagatcgggaATTAGTGTCTAATAGCGTCTTTATGGGTCTTTCTAAGAATAAGATTAGAAGTGAAACTCTACTAGGTAGTGTCCACGTCGGTGTCTGATACTCGTACAATACGTGTCAGACGAGTgtcttaaaaaaattggtttctcTTTTGCTTCGACACTCTTTGGATCGGTGTCACTCTCTCATACGACAGGTGTCAGACAACTCATACAAGTGGTCCAAAACAATTagtttgtttttgtattttcaTTCATTGGTGTACGCTTATATACgatgtctttttttttgtagcCTCTCTTTTACTTGTTTTTGCTCGTCTTGTGTAGAaacctaatttttattaataatatatttgctgttCAAAAAAAGTGTTAGAGTGTGATATTAACACTTTGCATATACTCCTtccgtaccaaattataagtcgttttgagaagaaaaaaaaacgtaCTAAAATATAAGTCGTTTTACATTATCAATGAAGCATTTAGTGCTATTTTTTCAAGGAAAATGCTTAATGGTACGAAGGTACCTTTTAACGAAACACGCGAATAGTCTTGGCAAAGCGGAAAACAAACTATTCAGACCCTTTTTCtctttggttttttcttttttcttactTTATTTATCAATTGCAAATAAATACAGATACACATACACGGTGCATTTAAATTGTTCATGGCCTTCATCTTTGATGCTGCATTCAGCCAACTGCTTTTGCTGGAGGTAGCAAAACTTGTCACAATGTAATTAGAAACCATATACATATTCATAAATCttgatggtgaaaacaaaagatgaagccaTGCTTGAAGGTTAAAATGGTAGcagcaaacaaattttttagtTGGATTAAAAAACTTGTTGAtagtgataataataatatcaaaaaAGTAGGATGAGAGGTGGTTATGTTGACATATGTTATTTTGAGAGATACATTATGCTGACAAGTGGTATGTTTCTATCTTGAAAGGAGGTTCAGCactatgttaaaaataaaaaatagtatttaCAAACATCTGAGCAGTATAAGCGTGTTCGTTGTTTTCGTTTATCATAGGTTCGTACCATATAGCATTACTCTTTTTTCAATTATACCCGTAAATATTTATTACTCTATATTCTTgcaattcttcaatttttatttttcatataacattaattatatttttttaatttatataatacgGTTAAAACGATTTATACGGGATAGAGTAGACCAATGTCACATCGCATGTACCTTAATGCAAGTTAGTTAATTCCACCACCGGTTCATGTATAATTTCTTCGTAAACTTAACGTTCTTTGTTCAATTTTCCTCTGTGTTGGAACTTACTTGGAACCTTATGTGGAATGTTTATGTGCCGTGTACTGGCGAAACTTccatttttaaagttttttttagaaatgaatataagatattttggggaaaaaaagtactatttttttttgtcaacagtaatatatatttttttaataattaagaaGATGCAGTCACCACTATTTAGCCACAAAACTGCACTCACACATAAATTCATCACATCAATTAATATcactttaattatttctttttattttttttacttattgtAAGTGTATCGAACacaatttatttgtatttgtgcTTGTACACGtattttccaaacaaaaaaGTATGAGATATGAAAGAAAGACAATGATATGAGATGAAGAAATTAAGTTGAACATATGGCACATATCTTTTCATTACGCACACGGCACATaaaattccaattccaattccACACATAGGTGTGTTCCGAGGACCACAAACGTGACCTTTACGAAGAAATTTTACAACAAGTGTACATGGTCCAATCTAagcttaaataaaaaatttgtgacGTAAACCGGTATCCAcgcaaaaaattaatttttggaaTCTTGTAAGACTTAAATgtaagtttaatttattttattgcaacCGAATTACCATGCTAGCCAGTCTTTATATATCAAGACAATTCGAAAACACTCATCATCATTTTCCTTCTCCGTAGAAAATTTTGAACAAGATATTATAGTCTCACCCAAAGGTACATTCACCGCAGGTTTCTACCCGGTTGGCGAAAATGCTTATTCTTTTGCAATATGGTTcactcaaaaatacaaaaatctCACCAACGCTGCCACCATTGTTTGGATGGCAAATCGTGACCAACCGGTAAATGGAAAACGCTCGACACTTTCCCTTCTTAAAACAGGCAACGTCATCTTAACCAACGCAGACTATTTCATCGTTTGGTCAACAAACACTAACTCATCAAAACCACTTGACTTGTTTTTGTATGACACAGGAAATCTCGTTCTCAGAGAGCACACCACAAATGGTTTCATTTTGTGGCAAAGTTTTGATTACCCAACAGATACCCTCCTTCCTGAACAAAGTTTCACAAGGTACATGAACCTTGTTTCCTCCAAAAGTGACAATAAATATTCCTCTGGCTACTACAAACTCATTTTTGACAACGACAATGTTCTTCGCCTTCTATATGATGGCCCTCAAGTTTCCAGTATTTACTGGCCATATCCTTGGCTTGTGAGTTGGGATGCAGGTAGATCCACATACAATAGTAGTAGGGAAGCAAAATTAGACGTTTGGGGGAACTTTAGCTCTTCCGATGATTTCACTTTAACGACAAGTGATTATGGAACAATTCTTCAACGAAGATTGACCCTTGATTCTGATGGTAATGTTCGTGCTTATAGCCGAAAACATGGACATGAGAAGTGGTTGATTTCAGGGCAATTCCACCAACAACTTATCAAAATACATGGAATTTGTGGACCAAATAGCATTTGCATTACCAATCCAAGAACCGGTAGAAAGTGTTTGTGTATTCCTGGTTATAGAAGGATTGATATTCAAGATTGGTCACAAGGGTGCAAACCCAACTTCCAACTTTCATGCAACAACAAAACCAAGTTAGAGACTCGATTCCAACGATTACACCATGTTCATTTTTATGGATACGATTATGACTACCGAGCAAATTATACTTATAAACAATGTAAGCATTATTGCATGCGGATGTGCCAATGCATAGCCTTCGAATATCGTTTCGTGAATGACCAAGAGATGCCTTACTGCTATCCTAAGTCACAATTACAAAATGGGTTCAGTTCACCAAATTTTGAAGGATCAATCTTCTTGCGATTGCCAAAAGGAAAACAAGTTTTTTTCCACGAGAATGATATAAAAAATGGTAGCTTGATTTGTTCGAGAAATAATGGATTAAAACAACTAAGAAGACCATACATCGAAGGCAAAGAAAATGAACCAATGAAGTTCATGTTTTGGTTTACGATTGGTTTGGGGTTAATTGAGGCATTGTGCTTCTTTATGATATGGTGCTTCTTATTTAAGAACAGGAAACCCTCTGTTATAGACAATCAAGGCTATGTTTTTGCAGGAACCATAGGATTTCGAAAATTCACTTACTCTGAACTAAAACAAGCAACAAAATGTTTTAGTCAAGAGATTGGAAAGGGTGCTGGAGGAACTGTGTATAAAGGTTTATTATCTAATAATCGTGTTGTGGCTATAAAGCGGCTACACGAAGCAAACAAAGGAGAGAGAGAATTCCTTGCTGAAATTAGCATCATTGGAAGGCTAAATCACATGAATTTGATTGGTATGTGGGGGTATTGTGCGGAGCGAAAACACAGATTGCTGGTTTTTGAGTACATGGAAAAGGGTTCTTTAGCTGATACTTTGTCATCAAATGCACTTGATTGGGCTAAGAGGTATCAAATTGCTGTTGGAACTGCAAAATGTCTTGCATATATACACGAAGAATGTTTGGAGTGGATTTTGCATTGTGATATAAAGCCCCAAAACATACTAATTGACTCTGATTACCAACCCAAGGTAGCCGATTTTGGGTTGTCTAAGCTACTACAAAGGAACAATCGTGATAATTCAGGTTTTTCGAGGATGAGAGGAACAAGAGGTTACATGGCACCTGAATGGATTTTCAACTTGCCAATTACTTCCAAGGTGGATGTTTATAGTTATGGAGTTGTGGTGCTAGAGATGATTACCGGAAAGAGTGCAATGATTAGTATCCAAATCACAGATGGAGAAGAGTCTCACAACGAGAGTTTAGTAACATGGGTGAGAGAGAAAAGAAGGAAAGTATCAGACATGAGATCTTTTGTGGAACATATATTAGACCCTACATTGGGATCAAATTATGACATGGTTAAATTGGAGACTTTAGCAGCGGTTGCTTTGGACTGTGTTGAGGAAGAGAAAGACATGAGACCCAACATGAGTCAAGTTGTTGAGAGGCTCCAAATTCATGAACACGATTCTTGATGATATCCAGTTATCCACAAAGAAAAGTCATCTCTTATTGCTACAATTAGTTTTTGTGTTTATCTTCATAATTCAAATTACTAAATAAATATGTGCTTTGGCACGGGTGGTGTGTTCCGCGCGTTTGTGtgaattataataaaataacagaaaaaataaaatatatttcataaaaaaaattaaagtatcaTAGCATAGATTTTTCAACAATAACATAACATTTATATATTACATATTTGACCTAAAATATAGAttagaaagacataaaaaaaaagacataatcAATGGTTGTGTAAAAATTAAAGCTTGGTAACTTAAGTTTGAAGTTAACCGGATGACAAACttgaaattcaaaatatctCCGACAAGAGTTTTCTGAATTTTGATGGAttgatcacttttgattcgagatcggaAATTAGTGTCTAGTGGCGTCTTTATGGGTCTTTCTAAGAATGAGATTAGAAGTGAAACTCTACTAGGTGCAGTGGCGGAGATGCCACCCGTCATGCCCTGGCACGTGCCCGGGCTGCCCCACccccaatatatatatttttttaaaaaaattaataaaagaaacaaaacaaaagaaaatgaagcAATGAGTTTCCGTTTCCCATTCTCTCTGTCTCGTTCATTCGTTTCTCTCTCTCTAGCCATCGACCACCGCTATCAAATCCGCTCTCAAATCTCTCTGTTTTTCAGCGATGAAGATTATTAAGACTAAATTGCGCAACAAGATCAACGACAAATGGTTCAATGACTTGATGATATGTTACACCGAGCGGGAGATATTCAAGTCATTTGATGACGTTGATATCATCCGAACCTTCACCGCAAAAAGATCTCAGAAAGGATATTTGCCTCCTAATTTTATGTAGTAACTATtggtatgttatattttatctctctttatgaattttaattatcaagTGCTctccttttctattttttgctGCTGTATATGCCTTGTTTTCCCTGTTATGCTGGTTTGCTTATTGAGGTGGCAGTGAGGTTTCTTTGATTTGTATAGAAAATATGGGTGGGCTTAAGTGTGTTCTTGTCTTGAGCCTTTTGTATAGTTATCATTTCCTTTTTGTTGTAATCCTTTGTACTCTGTGATGGACTAGCATTTCTTGTGCTGGTTCATTcttcaattcaatatatttagccattttttaaaaaaaaatatttcatctctcttatttgattatgttttgcTGGTTTTTTCTTATTTGACTCATGCTAGCCAAAAAAATATTGCGGTTAAAATTGTGCCCAGGATCCAATATAATCCTAGCTCCGCCACTGACTAGGTGGTGTCCGCGTTGGTGTCTGATACTCATACAATACATGAGTgtcttaaaaaaattggtttctcCTTTGCTTCGACACTCTTTGGATCGGTGTCACTCTCTCATACGACAGGTGTCTGACAACTCATACAAGTGGTCCAAAACAATTAGTTTGTATTGGTATTTTCATTGGTGTACGCTTATATACGGTGTCTTTGTTTTGTAACTCCTCTTTTACTTGTTTTTGCTCGTCTTGTGTAGAAACCTAATTtttatcaataatatatttgccattcaaaaaaagtTTTAGAGTGTAATATTAACACTTTGCATATACTCCTTCCGTACCAAATTATAGGTCGTtttgtgaaaagaaaaaaatatactaaaatataaatcgttttacattatcaatgaaacattttgtgctatttttttcgtacaatattaattacagttttttaattatataatacgGTTAAAACGATTTATACGGATAGAGTAGACCAATGTCACATCGCATGTACACTTAATGCAAGTTAATTAATTCCACCACCGGTTCATGTATAATTTCTTCGTAAACTTAACGTTCTTTGTTCAATTTTCCTCGGTGTTGGAACTTACTTGGAAGTTGGAACCTTATGTGGAATGTTTATGTGCAGTTCACTAGCGAAACTTCCACTTTTAAAGTTTACTTggagtactatttttttttttgtcaacagtaatatttttttttaataattaagaaGATGCAATCTTCCATAGGCACAACTATTTAGCCACAAAATTACACTCACAcaaaccaaaaaattaaaagaaaaataaattcatcacatcaattaatatcactttaattatttctttttatttttttttacttgttgcAAGTGTATCTAACacaatttatttgtatt
This portion of the Trifolium pratense cultivar HEN17-A07 linkage group LG3, ARS_RC_1.1, whole genome shotgun sequence genome encodes:
- the LOC123919014 gene encoding putative receptor protein kinase ZmPK1, which encodes MANRDQPVNGKRSTLSLLKTGNVILTNADYFIVWSTNTNSSKPLDLFLYDTGNLVLREHTTNGFILWQSFDYPTDTLLPEQSFTRYMNLVSSKSDNKYSSGYYKLIFDNDNVLRLLYDGPQVSSIYWPYPWLVSWDAGRSTYNSSREAKLDVWGNFSSSDDFTLTTSDYGTILQRRLTLDSDGNVRAYSRKHGHEKWLISGQFHQQLIKIHGICGPNSICITNPRTGRKCLCIPGYRRIDIQDWSQGCKPNFQLSCNNKTKLETRFQRLHHVHFYGYDYDYRANYTYKQCKHYCMRMCQCIAFEYRFVNDQEMPYCYPKSQLQNGFSSPNFEGSIFLRLPKGKQVFFHENDIKNGSLICSRNNGLKQLRRPYIEGKENEPMKFMFWFTIGLGLIEALCFFMIWCFLFKNRKPSVIDNQGYVFAGTIGFRKFTYSELKQATKCFSQEIGKGAGGTVYKGLLSNNRVVAIKRLHEANKGEREFLAEISIIGRLNHMNLIGMWGYCAERKHRLLVFEYMEKGSLADTLSSNALDWAKRYQIAVGTAKCLAYIHEECLEWILHCDIKPQNILIDSDYQPKVADFGLSKLLQRNNRDNSGFSRMRGTRGYMAPEWIFNLPITSKVDVYSYGVVVLEMITGKSAMISIQITDGEESHNESLVTWVREKRRKVSDMRSFVEHILDPTLGSNYDMVKLETLAAVALDCVEEEKDMRPNMSQVVERLQIHEHDS